A region from the Nostoc sp. HK-01 genome encodes:
- a CDS encoding multi-sensor signal transduction multi-kinase → MAHLTEYPIKATLHEGIQTIIYRTQIPETQQQVILKLLKNEYPKLEAFTRLKNEYLIQQNLDSPYIIKAICLENFEHRVGLILEDFGGQSLAQILKNKELELTQSLKISIQLTKALDYLHQHQIIHKDIKPSNIIINSQTNLVKLADFGIASRLNKETPQFTNPNCVEGTLAYMSPEQTGRMNRILDYRSDFYSLGVTLYEMLTQQIPFFSPDPLEVVYRHIAVTAINPQSLNPNIPTAVSEIVMKLMSKNAEDRYQSATGLLVDLETCLEELESRGEITNFIPGRLDVLSQLLIPQKLYGREVQVNELLTAFERVNSGTSEIMLVSGYSGIGKSALVNEVNKPITQRQGYFISGKFDQLKRNVPYASLIQAFTYLVRCLLTENQEKIATWKTKILAALGSNGKVITDVIPEVELIIGKQPEVPELGATESQNRFHRVFEDFIQVFTQKEHPLVIFLDDLQWADSATLNLIKLLTTNSKSQYLLFIGAYRDNEVSPTHPLIQTIEEIQLTGTIVNNLILQPLDLNHVNQLIAETLQASRYTQERDVKSTAFEQQISQLAELIFNKTGGNPFFLTQLLQVLYQEYLLSFDFNSQQWQWNLKKIQSIGITDKNVVELVASRLEKLPQVTQEVLKLAACVGDRFSLDVLTIINEKSPSTTANELYPALQAGLILPLNENYRIPLVFNQEEAVKLKFETAKISYKFLHDRVQQAAYSLIPESQKQATHLKIGQLLVQNTPKEEIEANIFDIVNQLNVGVNSLIEQSPKTELANLNLIAGRKAKASTAYEAALKYYKIGIELLSVDAWHTEYNLALGLYEGGAEVAYLGGNFAQMQQWANVVLLEAQTLLEKVKVYEVQIIASIIQGQQLKAIQTALSVLQLLGIKIPDKPTAVEYEQRIEEITANLQERAIADLINLPLMTDLQKIAAMRILMGVLPAAFQTAPELMPLIAYEMVILSLKYGNTSVSAYGYSLYGLLLCGVQGKIDVGYGFGKLALNLVSQFNSEELKAKILTVVSAHVMHWQEHIQETFITAKQGYASGLETGDLEYAGYCGYIYPYHSFWLGKELWILEKELAAYCESLKKIQQQVALTWNSIYLQTVLNLKGSPENVCCLMGEAYDERVMLPVHQQVNDLYTMNHLFINKLMLAYMFGEHQQAVEYAAMTEKSLGGVTGLFVVPLFYFYDSLAQLANYHTVLESTQPEILEKVRNNQRKMELWANHAPMNHLHKFYLVEAEISRVLQRHLEAMDYYELAIQNSQANSYLLDEALAYQLAGEFYQSLGKELIQQAYITKAYYACIRWGAIAKVKYLEVKYPFLVKQTTNTETFTFKPDITHMTTTTTTSSGLSDFLDLNTFVKVSQAITNEIVLENLLGKLIKILLENAAAQKAILLLVKENQLYIEAAGNAVDEIATVLHSMPVEDYQGLPVSVINYVFRTQENLILNDAIATEPFNLDRYIQASKSKSLLCLPIIYQSKLTGIIYLENQLSTGAFIPERVQVLKVLISQMAIAIENARLYANEQDKSRQLSHSLQDLQAAQLQIIQSEKMSSLGNLVAGVAHEINNPLSFISGNLDLAKDAVNDLIDYLQLYQATFPSTGDEIADKAEEIDIDILLDELPKMIDGMKTGTKRIREISTSLRTFSRADTKSKVSANIHDGINSTLMILQHRLKANSDHPGVQVIKEYGNIPLVECYLGQLNQVFMNILANAIDALEEAYSAHKMSDNSADINNIITIKTEVDHLNQYVVIKIKDNAQGMSEEVKACIFDHLFTTKTVGKGTGLGLSISRQIIVDNHGGSLNCESVLGAGTEFIISIPISC, encoded by the coding sequence ATGGCACACCTTACAGAATATCCAATTAAAGCCACGCTCCATGAAGGAATTCAAACTATTATCTATCGCACTCAAATACCAGAAACTCAACAACAAGTTATTCTCAAGTTACTAAAAAATGAATATCCTAAATTGGAAGCTTTTACTCGCTTAAAAAATGAGTATTTAATTCAGCAAAATCTAGATTCTCCTTATATTATTAAGGCTATCTGTTTAGAGAATTTTGAGCATCGTGTAGGACTAATATTAGAGGATTTTGGTGGGCAGTCTCTAGCACAAATTCTTAAAAATAAAGAACTTGAATTAACTCAATCTTTAAAAATCAGTATTCAATTAACTAAAGCTTTAGATTATCTTCATCAACACCAAATTATTCATAAAGATATTAAACCTAGTAATATCATTATTAACTCGCAAACAAATTTAGTTAAACTTGCTGACTTTGGTATAGCCTCGCGTTTAAATAAAGAAACTCCCCAATTTACTAATCCTAACTGTGTTGAAGGGACACTCGCCTATATGTCCCCTGAACAAACAGGGAGAATGAATCGCATTCTTGACTATCGGAGTGATTTTTATTCTCTGGGTGTAACTTTATATGAAATGCTCACTCAGCAAATACCTTTTTTCAGCCCAGATCCCCTGGAAGTTGTTTACCGACATATTGCAGTTACAGCAATCAATCCTCAGTCTTTAAATCCCAACATTCCCACCGCAGTTTCAGAAATCGTCATGAAACTGATGTCCAAAAATGCTGAAGATCGGTATCAAAGTGCAACAGGATTATTAGTTGATTTAGAAACTTGTCTGGAAGAATTAGAAAGTAGAGGAGAAATTACTAACTTTATTCCAGGTCGTTTAGATGTTTTAAGTCAGTTATTAATCCCGCAAAAGTTATATGGACGAGAAGTACAAGTCAATGAGCTATTAACTGCGTTTGAACGAGTTAATTCTGGAACTAGCGAAATTATGCTAGTTTCTGGATATTCTGGTATTGGCAAATCTGCGTTAGTTAATGAAGTTAATAAACCAATTACCCAACGTCAAGGTTACTTTATTTCCGGGAAATTCGACCAATTAAAGCGGAATGTTCCCTACGCTTCATTAATTCAGGCTTTTACTTATTTAGTGCGCTGTTTATTGACTGAAAATCAGGAAAAAATAGCAACATGGAAAACCAAAATATTAGCAGCATTAGGTAGTAATGGAAAGGTTATTACTGATGTTATTCCTGAAGTTGAATTAATTATTGGCAAACAACCAGAAGTTCCAGAACTAGGAGCAACAGAATCTCAAAATCGCTTTCATCGTGTTTTTGAAGATTTCATCCAAGTTTTTACGCAAAAAGAACATCCCTTAGTTATCTTTTTAGATGATTTACAATGGGCAGATTCTGCCACTTTAAACTTAATTAAACTGCTCACGACTAACTCTAAGAGCCAATATTTGTTATTTATCGGTGCATATAGAGATAATGAAGTCAGCCCCACTCATCCTTTAATTCAAACAATTGAAGAAATTCAGCTTACTGGCACAATTGTTAATAATCTTATCCTACAGCCTTTAGATTTAAATCATGTTAATCAACTGATTGCTGAGACTTTGCAAGCAAGTCGCTATACCCAAGAGAGAGATGTAAAGTCTACAGCTTTTGAACAGCAAATTAGCCAATTAGCCGAATTAATTTTTAATAAAACAGGCGGTAATCCCTTCTTTTTAACCCAATTACTACAAGTACTTTATCAAGAATACTTGTTGAGCTTTGATTTTAATAGTCAACAATGGCAGTGGAATTTAAAAAAAATCCAATCAATTGGCATCACTGATAAAAATGTAGTGGAACTGGTTGCCAGTCGTCTAGAAAAACTACCTCAAGTCACCCAAGAAGTTTTGAAATTAGCAGCTTGTGTAGGCGATAGATTTAGTCTAGATGTACTGACAATCATCAATGAAAAATCCCCATCAACGACAGCCAATGAATTATATCCTGCTTTACAAGCAGGATTAATTCTGCCTTTAAATGAAAACTATCGGATTCCTTTAGTTTTTAATCAAGAAGAAGCGGTCAAGTTAAAATTTGAGACTGCCAAAATCAGTTATAAATTTTTACACGATAGAGTACAACAAGCTGCCTATTCATTAATTCCCGAATCGCAAAAGCAAGCGACTCATTTAAAAATAGGTCAGTTGCTTGTCCAAAATACTCCCAAAGAGGAAATAGAAGCGAATATTTTTGATATTGTCAACCAATTAAATGTAGGCGTTAATTCGTTAATTGAGCAATCGCCAAAAACGGAATTGGCAAACTTGAATTTAATTGCTGGACGTAAGGCAAAAGCATCGACAGCTTATGAGGCTGCTTTAAAATATTACAAAATTGGCATAGAACTTTTAAGTGTAGATGCTTGGCATACTGAATATAACTTAGCGCTAGGTTTATATGAAGGCGGTGCTGAAGTCGCTTATCTTGGTGGCAATTTTGCCCAGATGCAGCAATGGGCGAATGTAGTGCTACTAGAGGCTCAAACCTTACTAGAGAAAGTGAAGGTATATGAAGTACAAATTATTGCCTCGATTATCCAAGGTCAACAATTAAAAGCCATTCAGACAGCATTATCAGTGCTGCAATTACTAGGAATTAAAATTCCCGATAAACCAACAGCAGTTGAGTATGAACAAAGGATAGAGGAAATTACAGCTAATTTACAAGAAAGAGCGATCGCAGATTTAATCAACTTACCATTAATGACCGATCTGCAAAAGATAGCAGCAATGAGAATTCTAATGGGAGTTCTCCCTGCGGCTTTCCAAACTGCGCCTGAGTTAATGCCTCTCATTGCCTATGAAATGGTGATTTTATCTTTAAAATATGGCAATACATCTGTTTCTGCATACGGTTATAGCTTATATGGATTACTGCTTTGCGGAGTCCAAGGGAAAATTGATGTTGGCTATGGATTTGGAAAACTGGCATTAAATTTAGTCTCACAATTTAATTCTGAAGAACTAAAAGCGAAAATCCTCACAGTTGTTAGCGCTCATGTTATGCACTGGCAAGAGCATATTCAAGAGACATTCATCACCGCTAAACAAGGATATGCTAGTGGTTTAGAAACCGGGGATTTAGAATATGCTGGGTATTGTGGATATATCTATCCTTATCATTCATTTTGGTTAGGTAAAGAACTCTGGATTTTAGAAAAAGAACTGGCAGCTTATTGTGAATCACTGAAAAAAATCCAGCAACAAGTTGCCTTAACTTGGAACTCAATATATTTGCAAACAGTATTAAATTTGAAGGGCAGTCCAGAGAATGTTTGCTGTTTAATGGGTGAAGCTTACGATGAACGAGTGATGTTACCAGTGCATCAGCAGGTGAATGACTTGTACACGATGAACCACCTGTTTATTAATAAGTTGATGCTTGCTTATATGTTCGGTGAACATCAGCAAGCTGTAGAATATGCAGCAATGACAGAAAAATCTTTAGGCGGCGTTACGGGGCTATTTGTTGTTCCCTTATTTTATTTTTATGATTCTTTAGCACAACTGGCCAATTATCATACAGTTTTAGAATCTACGCAGCCAGAAATTTTAGAAAAAGTCCGAAATAATCAGCGAAAAATGGAACTTTGGGCGAATCATGCACCCATGAATCACCTGCATAAATTTTATTTAGTTGAGGCAGAAATATCTAGAGTTTTGCAGCGCCATCTAGAGGCGATGGATTACTATGAACTTGCAATTCAAAACTCACAAGCAAATAGTTATCTCTTAGATGAAGCTTTAGCATACCAGTTAGCTGGAGAATTTTATCAGTCTTTAGGGAAAGAATTAATCCAGCAAGCTTATATCACTAAAGCTTATTATGCCTGTATTCGTTGGGGTGCGATCGCCAAAGTTAAATACTTAGAAGTAAAATATCCTTTTTTAGTTAAACAAACCACTAATACCGAAACTTTTACGTTCAAACCAGATATCACTCACATGACAACTACCACTACTACCAGTAGTGGTTTAAGTGATTTCTTGGACTTAAATACTTTTGTTAAAGTTTCTCAAGCAATCACCAATGAAATTGTTTTAGAAAATTTGTTGGGTAAGTTAATCAAAATTTTGTTAGAAAATGCTGCTGCCCAAAAAGCCATATTACTACTAGTAAAAGAAAATCAGCTATATATCGAAGCTGCGGGTAATGCTGTAGATGAGATAGCCACAGTTTTACACTCAATGCCTGTTGAGGATTATCAAGGTTTACCTGTGTCTGTGATTAATTATGTTTTCCGCACTCAGGAAAACTTGATATTAAATGATGCGATCGCTACTGAGCCTTTTAACCTAGATAGATATATCCAAGCATCAAAATCTAAATCATTACTTTGTTTGCCAATTATCTATCAATCAAAACTCACTGGGATTATTTATTTAGAAAATCAACTGTCAACTGGGGCATTTATTCCCGAAAGAGTCCAAGTATTAAAAGTCTTGATTTCTCAAATGGCGATCGCTATTGAAAATGCTCGGTTATATGCTAACGAACAAGATAAGTCTCGACAATTATCCCACTCTTTACAAGACTTACAGGCGGCACAATTACAAATTATCCAAAGTGAAAAGATGTCATCTTTAGGCAATTTAGTTGCCGGAGTAGCACACGAAATTAACAATCCATTGAGCTTTATTTCCGGTAATCTTGACTTAGCCAAAGATGCTGTAAATGATTTAATTGACTACCTGCAACTTTATCAGGCAACCTTTCCTAGCACTGGAGATGAAATTGCTGATAAAGCTGAAGAAATAGATATAGATATCCTGTTGGATGAATTACCCAAAATGATTGATGGGATGAAAACAGGTACAAAACGAATTAGGGAAATTAGTACTTCACTGCGTACTTTTTCACGCGCCGATACTAAATCTAAAGTATCAGCGAATATCCATGATGGGATTAACAGTACCTTGATGATTTTACAACATCGCTTAAAAGCTAATTCTGATCATCCTGGTGTCCAAGTTATTAAAGAGTATGGCAATATTCCCTTAGTAGAATGTTACCTAGGACAGCTTAATCAAGTCTTTATGAATATCTTGGCTAATGCCATTGATGCTTTAGAAGAAGCTTACTCTGCCCATAAAATGTCTGATAATTCAGCAGATATTAATAACATAATTACTATTAAAACAGAAGTAGATCATCTTAATCAATATGTAGTAATTAAAATTAAAGATAATGCACAAGGTATGTCAGAAGAAGTTAAAGCATGTATTTTTGACCATTTATTTACTACTAAAACTGTTGGTAAAGGCACAGGATTAGGTCTATCTATAAGTCGGCAAATCATTGTTGATAATCATGGTGGTAGTTTAAATTGTGAGTCTGTTTTAGGAGCAGGTACAGAATTTATAATTTCTATTCCTATCTCTTGTTGA
- a CDS encoding Zn-dependent protease with chaperone function-like protein yields the protein MAFDQQRFDKLIQRLEIFASQQPPIYRLQVAFLAVLGYAYIFLILAVTVGLLVGIIWLMLTTKSSFGTSALKAVIVLVAIAIILVRALWVSFPPPTGLALRRKDVPSLFCLVDDISSKLKAPRFHHILLTTDFNASVVQRPRLGLFGWYQNYLIVGLPLMLALPPEQFRAVLAHEMGHISGNHSRFAAWIYRQRLTWYRIEEGLGKGGNESSWFIFKQFLQWYIPFFYAYSFVLARLNEYEADKCAVEIAGIEHSAKTLMNVEVKARFLENYFWSDIYQQVQTDIEPPKTSYTAMQTALAQGVPLKEASIYLTQALAKKTNNADTHPCLTDRLKALGCIPSIQEELAVSAPVRLSAAHEFLGTSLEKFRADFSQTWYEKVATPWRQKYAEVQQSLALLEKLNAKAERQQLSLGEATTRALLTFELDGEEAVIPLLREVINLDHNHASANYLLGQILLKQEDASGIEHIERAIAQDIDIGIDGYQIIFSFLKKQRQDDRAELYQERAEKHYDLILRGQKERSSLQTNDEFKAHDISDAEINKLRQQLSRYPHITTAYLTQKVVQYFPEKPLYVLAVMRSFSFWENNHDADNAQLVDALLKEVELPGGVFCFILNNNLNFEKKFKQIPDATIYQQKIKK from the coding sequence ATGGCTTTCGATCAACAGCGTTTTGATAAGCTAATTCAGAGATTAGAAATTTTTGCTAGTCAACAGCCGCCTATTTATAGATTGCAAGTTGCGTTTTTGGCTGTGTTGGGCTACGCCTATATATTTCTTATTTTAGCAGTAACAGTAGGATTGCTGGTAGGTATTATTTGGTTAATGCTTACTACTAAATCATCATTTGGCACTTCAGCACTGAAAGCTGTGATTGTTTTGGTAGCGATCGCTATTATACTGGTGCGAGCGCTTTGGGTATCATTTCCCCCACCCACAGGGTTAGCATTACGTCGCAAAGATGTACCTAGCCTATTTTGCTTAGTTGATGATATCTCCTCAAAACTCAAGGCTCCACGATTTCATCACATCTTACTGACAACAGATTTTAACGCCAGCGTCGTCCAAAGACCACGTTTAGGTTTATTTGGCTGGTATCAAAATTATCTGATTGTAGGCTTGCCATTGATGTTAGCATTGCCTCCTGAACAATTTCGGGCGGTTTTAGCCCATGAGATGGGGCATATTTCGGGAAATCACAGTCGTTTTGCAGCTTGGATTTATCGTCAACGTCTAACTTGGTATCGTATTGAAGAAGGACTAGGAAAAGGTGGCAATGAATCATCATGGTTCATATTTAAACAATTTTTGCAGTGGTACATTCCATTTTTTTATGCGTATTCTTTTGTGTTAGCACGGTTGAATGAATACGAAGCTGATAAATGTGCTGTTGAAATAGCAGGAATAGAACACTCTGCTAAAACTCTGATGAACGTGGAAGTAAAAGCTAGATTTTTAGAAAATTATTTTTGGTCTGATATTTATCAGCAAGTACAGACAGATATTGAACCACCAAAAACCAGTTATACAGCGATGCAAACAGCTTTGGCTCAGGGAGTACCGCTGAAAGAAGCAAGTATTTATTTAACTCAAGCACTTGCTAAAAAAACTAATAATGCAGATACTCATCCTTGCCTAACAGATAGATTAAAAGCTTTGGGTTGTATCCCTAGCATTCAGGAAGAATTAGCGGTATCTGCACCAGTCAGACTCAGTGCGGCTCATGAATTTCTAGGGACTTCCTTAGAAAAATTTAGAGCTGATTTTAGTCAAACTTGGTATGAGAAAGTAGCAACACCTTGGCGACAAAAATATGCAGAAGTTCAGCAATCATTAGCTTTATTAGAAAAGTTGAATGCTAAAGCTGAGAGACAACAGCTATCTTTGGGAGAAGCGACTACAAGAGCTTTGCTCACATTTGAGTTAGACGGTGAAGAAGCTGTTATACCGTTATTACGAGAAGTTATTAATTTAGATCATAACCATGCTTCCGCTAATTATTTACTAGGACAAATATTATTAAAACAAGAAGATGCCAGCGGCATCGAACATATTGAAAGAGCGATCGCTCAAGATATAGACATAGGAATTGACGGTTATCAGATAATTTTTTCGTTTCTGAAAAAACAAAGACAAGATGATCGGGCTGAACTATATCAAGAGCGTGCCGAAAAGCATTATGATTTAATATTGCGAGGTCAAAAAGAACGTTCTAGTCTACAGACAAATGATGAGTTTAAAGCTCATGATATTTCAGATGCAGAGATAAATAAGCTGCGTCAGCAATTATCTCGTTATCCACATATCACAACTGCTTACTTAACGCAAAAAGTTGTGCAGTATTTCCCAGAAAAACCACTTTATGTTTTGGCTGTAATGCGAAGTTTTAGCTTTTGGGAAAATAATCATGATGCTGATAACGCACAGCTGGTTGATGCTCTGTTAAAAGAAGTTGAATTACCAGGGGGAGTATTTTGCTTTATTTTGAACAATAATCTCAATTTTGAGAAGAAATTCAAACAAATACCAGATGCAACTATTTACCAACAGAAAATAAAAAAATGA
- the mraW gene encoding S-adenosyl-methyltransferase MraW, with product MNSDSSPSLIIDEQIFSHLPVLPQEVIAGLAVSGGGHYLDTTVGGGGHSRLILQTAPDIQLTAIDQDEDALAAAKKELAEFGDRVKFIQSNFAAYPFPAGTFNGILADLGVSSYQLDTPERGFSFRHTASLDMRMDKQGLLSAADVINEWDERELADIFFKYGEERLSRRIARRIVERRPFSTTTQLAEAIASAVPPKYRYGRIHPATRAFQALRIVVNDELKSLETFLEKAPNALVPGGRIAVISFHSLEDRLVKHGLRNSPLLRVLTKKPITAQESEIAHNPRSRSAKLRIAERVN from the coding sequence ATGAATTCTGACTCTTCCCCATCGCTAATTATTGACGAACAGATATTTTCTCATCTACCTGTGTTACCACAAGAAGTAATTGCAGGTTTAGCGGTGTCTGGGGGAGGTCATTATCTGGATACAACTGTAGGTGGTGGTGGTCACAGTCGCTTGATTTTGCAAACTGCGCCGGATATACAGTTAACGGCTATTGACCAAGATGAGGATGCTTTAGCCGCAGCTAAAAAAGAATTAGCTGAGTTTGGCGATCGCGTAAAATTTATTCAAAGTAATTTTGCTGCTTATCCGTTTCCCGCAGGGACTTTTAACGGTATTCTCGCCGATTTAGGAGTGAGTTCTTATCAGTTAGATACTCCAGAACGGGGTTTTAGCTTTCGCCATACTGCAAGTTTAGATATGCGGATGGATAAGCAGGGTTTACTAAGTGCGGCTGATGTGATTAATGAGTGGGATGAAAGGGAACTTGCAGATATTTTCTTTAAATACGGTGAAGAACGATTATCTCGACGCATTGCTAGACGCATTGTTGAACGTCGTCCCTTTTCCACAACGACACAGTTAGCGGAAGCGATCGCCTCTGCTGTTCCCCCCAAATACCGTTATGGTAGAATTCACCCAGCGACCCGCGCCTTTCAAGCTTTGCGAATTGTCGTCAATGATGAGTTAAAGTCTTTAGAAACTTTTTTAGAAAAAGCACCAAACGCCCTAGTTCCTGGTGGGAGAATTGCTGTGATTAGTTTTCATAGTTTAGAAGACCGCTTAGTTAAGCATGGTTTACGCAATTCTCCCTTACTGCGAGTGCTTACGAAAAAGCCAATCACAGCCCAAGAATCGGAAATTGCTCATAACCCGCGATCGCGTTCTGCCAAACTGAGAATAGCCGAAAGAGTCAACTGA
- a CDS encoding MotA/TolQ/ExbB proton channel — protein sequence MQISNLFVAGGVVMWPLLGFSVLAVALIIERVLFWIRITNRQNSVVKEVLKLYRSDNVVGALDKLQQNTDLPIARIFLAALELEEPTPEEFRLALESEAQAEIPLLKRFQNIFDTIIGLAPLLGLLGTVLGLIASFASLNIGDVGGTTTVGVTAGISEALVSTASGLVVAIFTLLFANTFRGLYQRQLARIQEYGGQLELLYRRRYERRDKF from the coding sequence ATGCAAATTAGCAATTTATTCGTCGCTGGTGGCGTGGTTATGTGGCCGCTGCTGGGTTTCTCTGTGTTAGCAGTGGCTTTGATTATTGAACGTGTTCTATTTTGGATCAGAATTACCAATCGCCAAAATAGTGTTGTCAAAGAAGTACTCAAGCTATATCGCTCAGATAATGTGGTTGGTGCTTTAGACAAATTACAGCAAAATACAGACTTACCCATCGCCCGAATTTTTCTCGCCGCTTTAGAATTAGAAGAACCAACACCAGAAGAATTTCGTTTGGCGCTAGAAAGTGAAGCACAAGCCGAAATACCCTTACTCAAACGCTTTCAAAACATTTTTGATACGATTATCGGTCTTGCACCATTATTAGGTTTGCTGGGTACAGTTTTAGGATTAATTGCGTCCTTTGCTTCGCTAAATATTGGTGATGTGGGTGGTACAACAACAGTCGGGGTAACTGCTGGGATTAGTGAAGCCTTGGTATCCACCGCATCAGGATTAGTCGTGGCTATTTTTACACTGTTGTTTGCAAACACCTTCCGAGGACTCTACCAGCGCCAACTTGCACGCATTCAAGAGTATGGCGGACAGTTAGAATTACTCTATCGTCGCCGTTATGAAAGGAGAGATAAATTTTAA
- a CDS encoding ABC transporter-like protein, with protein MLQESLPVNSSNLSANLEPVITVHKLNHYFGEGGLKKQVLFDINLEINAGEIVIMTGPSGSGKTTLLTLLGGLRSAQEGSLKILGQEICGASKRKLTVLRRQIGYIFQAHNLMTFLTVKENVRMSLELHDEYLNENMDAKAIAMLETVGLGERVNYYPEKLSGGQKQRVAIARALVSHPKIVLADEPTAALDKKSGRDVVELMQKLAKEQGCTILLVTHDNRILDIADRIIYMEDGILKSDGVDVVTKMH; from the coding sequence ATGTTACAAGAATCTCTGCCAGTCAACTCTTCTAACTTATCTGCTAATTTAGAACCTGTGATTACCGTTCATAAATTGAATCACTACTTTGGGGAAGGGGGACTAAAAAAACAAGTTTTATTTGATATTAATTTAGAGATTAATGCTGGTGAAATTGTAATTATGACCGGCCCTTCTGGTTCAGGTAAAACCACCTTATTGACCTTATTAGGTGGACTACGTTCTGCCCAAGAAGGTAGTTTAAAAATTTTAGGACAAGAAATTTGCGGCGCTAGTAAAAGAAAATTAACTGTACTACGTCGTCAGATTGGCTATATTTTTCAGGCGCATAATTTGATGACATTTCTGACGGTAAAAGAAAATGTGCGGATGTCTTTAGAATTGCATGATGAATATCTTAATGAAAATATGGATGCCAAAGCGATCGCCATGCTCGAAACAGTTGGTTTAGGCGAACGTGTAAATTATTACCCAGAGAAACTTTCTGGGGGACAAAAACAACGAGTTGCGATCGCCCGTGCTTTAGTCAGCCATCCTAAAATTGTCTTAGCAGACGAACCCACAGCCGCCCTCGATAAAAAATCTGGACGTGATGTTGTGGAATTAATGCAGAAACTCGCCAAAGAACAAGGCTGTACAATTTTGCTAGTTACCCATGACAACCGGATTTTAGATATTGCCGATCGCATCATTTATATGGAAGATGGAATACTCAAAAGTGATGGTGTAGATGTAGTAACCAAAATGCACTGA
- a CDS encoding DevC protein, which yields MKLFLKTPLAWRQLLKERTRLLIAVAGITFADMLIFIQMGFEGALFDAAIKPHRSLQADLVLINPQFQTLFSVKSFSRERLYQTLGYEGVQSVNPVYISTGQWRNPETRLERAILVWGIDPAKSAFNFPEIQQNLDPIKQLNQVLFDQAGRPEYGAVGEIFQKTGQFDTELNNKNIRVKGVFSNGASFAADGNVITSDSTFLQIFPERKPDRIEVGLITLKPDAEPLKIQAQLAAGLPKDVVVLTPEEFAQIEKSYWSNGTGIGFIFGLGVGVGFIVGIVIVYQILYSDVSDHLPEYATLKAMGYTDRYLLVVLFQEALFLAFLGFIPAFFFSIGLYQLAYTATMLPIFMNSQRAITVFILTVIMCTGSGAIAMRKLSSADPADIF from the coding sequence ATGAAACTATTCCTCAAAACGCCATTAGCATGGCGGCAATTATTAAAAGAAAGAACTCGTTTATTAATAGCAGTCGCAGGTATTACCTTTGCCGATATGCTGATATTTATTCAGATGGGATTTGAAGGGGCATTGTTTGATGCGGCTATTAAACCACATCGCAGTTTACAGGCAGATTTGGTATTAATTAATCCCCAATTTCAAACCCTGTTTTCTGTTAAAAGTTTTTCGAGAGAGCGACTGTACCAAACATTAGGTTATGAGGGTGTACAGTCAGTGAATCCGGTTTATATCAGCACTGGACAATGGCGCAATCCCGAAACACGTTTAGAACGTGCCATTTTAGTTTGGGGTATCGACCCAGCAAAATCTGCGTTTAATTTTCCCGAAATTCAACAAAATCTAGACCCCATCAAACAATTAAATCAAGTTCTGTTTGACCAAGCAGGTCGTCCAGAATATGGCGCTGTGGGCGAGATTTTTCAAAAAACAGGTCAGTTTGACACGGAATTGAACAATAAAAATATCCGCGTCAAAGGCGTTTTTAGTAATGGTGCATCTTTTGCGGCTGATGGTAATGTCATCACCAGTGACTCTACTTTTTTACAAATCTTTCCCGAACGGAAACCAGACCGCATTGAGGTTGGGTTAATTACTCTCAAACCAGATGCTGAACCGTTGAAAATACAAGCGCAACTAGCTGCTGGATTACCCAAAGATGTTGTAGTTTTAACCCCAGAAGAATTCGCGCAAATTGAAAAATCCTACTGGTCTAACGGTACAGGTATTGGCTTTATTTTTGGTTTAGGTGTGGGAGTGGGTTTTATTGTTGGTATCGTTATTGTTTACCAAATTCTTTATTCCGACGTTTCTGACCATTTACCCGAATATGCAACGCTGAAAGCAATGGGTTACACTGATCGCTATCTGTTGGTAGTCTTATTTCAAGAAGCATTATTTCTCGCTTTCTTAGGTTTTATTCCGGCATTTTTCTTTTCTATAGGTTTGTATCAACTCGCCTACACTGCCACTATGTTGCCCATCTTTATGAATTCACAACGGGCAATCACTGTGTTTATTTTAACAGTCATCATGTGTACAGGGTCTGGGGCGATCGCTATGCGTAAACTCAGTTCTGCTGATCCTGCGGATATTTTCTAA